A genome region from Gossypium hirsutum isolate 1008001.06 chromosome A04, Gossypium_hirsutum_v2.1, whole genome shotgun sequence includes the following:
- the LOC107949121 gene encoding acetylserotonin O-methyltransferase, whose protein sequence is MEVTIKEEEARAEVEIWNYVLGYVKIAVVKCAVELGISDVIENYGSPMPLSELATALQCEPSRLHRIMRIMVHYRIFKQEPINQYTVGFSSTPLSRRLIKGGEKSMAAFILLMYSPTCLASWHCLSARVLETGNNISPFEVANGKDIWSYAEANHDFSELFNNAMGCDARLTVQATTEGCPEVFDGVESLVDVGGGNRTALSLLVNAFPWIRGINFDLPHVVTVAPKSDSIENVGGDMFMSIPNVDAAFLMWVLHDWDDEECIKILKKCREAIPEDKGKVIIVEAVLEEDKEGNELGVVGLMLDTTMMAITNKGK, encoded by the exons ATGGAAGTGACAATAAAGGAAGAAGAAGCTAGAGCTGAAGTAGAGATTTGGAATTATGTGTTAGGATATGTTAAAATAGCTGTCGTTAAATGTGCCGTTGAGCTTGGGATATCCGACGTTATTGAAAACTATGGAAGCCCTATGCCACTATCCGAGCTAGCCACTGCCCTCCAATGCGAACCATCGCGTCTTCATCGCATTATGAGGATCATGGTCCACTACCGAATATTCAAACAGGAACCCATCAACCAATACACTGTAGGCTTCTCATCGACGCCATTGTCTCGTCGTTTGATAAAAGGTGGAGAAAAATCCATGGCTGCTTTCATATTGCTCATGTACAGCCCTACTTGCTTAGCATCATGGCATTGTCTCAGCGCTCGAGTCCTTGAAACTGGCAATAATATCTCACCATTTGAAGTAGCAAATGGGAAAGATATATGGAGCTACGCCGAGGCGAACCACGACTTTAGCGAACTCTTTAACAACGCCATGGGTTGCGATGCTAGACTGACGGTGCAGGCGACAACCGAAGGATGTCCCGAAGTGTTCGATGGAGTCGAAAGCCTGGTCGATGTCGGTGGTGGTAACAGGACTGCTTTGAGCCTTTTAGTCAATGCATTCCCATGGATTCGAGGCATCAACTTTGATCTCCCTCATGTCGTCACCGTTGCACCAAAATCCGATAGCATTGAAAACGTAGGAGGAGACATGTTCATGTCTATCCCAAACGTTGACGCAGCGTTTCTCATG TGGGTATTACATGATTGGGACGACGAGGAATGcattaaaatcctaaaaaaatGTCGAGAAGCCATTCCAGAAGATAAAGGGAAGGTTATAATCGTTGAAGCAGTTCTTGAAGAAGATAAAGAAGGCAATGAGCTAGGTGTCGTAGGGTTGATGCTAGACACAACAATGATGGCTATTACTAATAAAGGGAAATAG